From Carnobacterium alterfunditum DSM 5972:
ATGGTTCTGGAAAAACGAACCTTCTAAATGTGATCACTGGAAAAGATAGTGGTGAAAAAGGCAGTATCCAGAAGCCGAAAGATTACACTATCAGTTATTTGATGCAGGAACCAGATCTAAATCCGGATAAATCAGTTTTTGATGCTGTTTTTGAAGGAGACTCACCTATTTTAGCAGCCGTTAGAAACTACGAGAAAGCATTAGACCTATTGATAGCAGATCCAATGGATGAAAAATACCAAAATAGATATTCTAGAGCTGAACAAGCAATGAATGATGAAAATGCTTGGATCGCTGATACAAACGCAAAAATGATTTTGAGCAAATTGGGAATCATTGATTTAGAGCAATTGGTAGGAACGTTATCTGGTGGACAGAAAAAACGAGTTGGCATAGCACAAGTATTGATACAAGAACCCGATTTGTTGGTTTTAGATGAACCGACCAACCACTTAGACTTTGAGACGATCACTTGGTTAGAAGGCTATTTAAGTTCTTATAGAGGAGCACTATTACTTGTAACTCATGACCGTTATTTCTTGGACCGGATCGTTAACCGTATGGTCGAATTGTCCCATGGTAGTGCGACATTTTATACAGGGAACTATGAACAATACGTTATCGAAAGAGCCGAAAGACAAGAAGCCGCAGTGGTCGCTGACCATAAGAGAAAACAAATGTATACGAAAGAATTAGCATGGATGCGTACAGGTGCAAAGGCACGATCAACAAAACAACAAGCTAGGATCGGACGATTTAAAGATTTAGAAGACAATTTGAATCAATCTAATTTAGACGAATCAGTTGAAATGAATTTAGAAGGTTCTCGCTTAGGAAAAAGAGTATTCGAGTTGAAAGATGCATCGCTTAATTTAGGTGGAAAAGTAATTTTGGATCACTTCAACATGATGATCCAAACGAAGGATCGAATTGGGATCAGTGGTGAAAATGGAGCTGGTAAATCAACTTTCTTAAATACTTTAGCAGGAAGATTCCCATTAGATTCAGGGGAAATAGTTGTAGGTGAAACGGTGAAAGTTGCTTATTTCACGCAAGTCATTGAAGAGATGGATCCTACTAAACGGGTTATTTCCTACCTACAAGAAGTTGGAGAAGAAGTTGAAACATCTAATGGTGAACGAATCAGTGTGACAAACTTACTGGAACAATTCTTATTTGAACGCCAAACGCATGGTACACTTATCGGTAAATTATCTGGTGGAGAAAAAAGACGATTGTATCTATTGAAGTTATTGATGCAACAACCAAATGTATTGCTGCTAGATGAACCGACAAATGATTTAGACATCGCAACGTTGACGGTATTAGAAGATTACATCGAAACTTTCCCTGGAGCGGTGATCTCAGTTTCCCATGACCGTTACTTCTTAGATAAGACAGTGGAAAAATTACTGATATTTGATGGTAATGGAAAAATCAGACCATTTTATGGAAGTATTACAGACTATATAGAGGAAGAAAAAGAAAAAAAACAAGGCCGTTCTGTCCAAAGCAGTGAGCCAAGTGAAAAATCTAACACACAACCGGAATCACCCACTGAGGATGGAAAAGTGAAATTAACATTTGCAGAACAAAAAGAGTGGAGCACAATTGAAGAAGAAATGTTCAATCTTGAAAATAAAATAGAAGCTATAAAAAAAGAAATGTCGAAATCTGGCAGTGATTTCAGCTTACTGCAAGAACAACAAGAACGATTAGCGGCTTTAGAAAAAGAGTTGGAAGAAAAAATGAATCGTTGGGAATATTTAAGTCAATATTCAAATGATTAATTTATAGGAGGTAAAGTCGTGGAATCAGAATATTTAAATTTAGGAAAAAAAGTCTTAGAAGAAGGTCACGAAAAGACCGATCGAACAGGAACAGGAACGAAAAGTCTTTTTGGTTATCAAATGCGCTATGATCTTCAGAAAGGATTTCCTTTGCTAACAACTAAAAGAGTGCCATTTAGTTTGATCAAAAGTGAACTACTATGGTTTATTAAAGGCAATACAAATATTCAATATTTGTTGCAGCATAATAATCATATCTGGGATGAATGGGCTTTTGAACGTTTTGTAAAAAGTGACGATTACTCAGGACCAGACATGACTGATTTTGGTAGAAAAGCTTTAACTGATTCTGACTTTAACGCTGTCTATCAAGGAGAAAAAGAAACTTTTTGTAATCGTATTTTAGAAGATGAAGCATTCGCTGCTAAATACGGCGAACTTGGCAATGTGTATGGAGCTCAGTGGAGAAAATGGAAAACGACCCAAGGGGAAACAATTGATCAATTAAAAGAGGTTATCCAGCAAATCAAAACGACGCCAGACTCAAGGCGTTTGATCGTATCAGCATGGAATCCAGAAGACGTTCCTAATATGGCGTTGCCTCCTTGTCATACGTTATTTCAATTTTATGTTGCTGATGGAAAATTAAGCTGCCAATTGTATCAACGAAGTGCAGATATCTTTTTAGGTGTGCCATTTAATATTGCGAGCTATGCACTATTAACACATTTAGTAGCGCATGAGGTTGGTTTAGAAGTTGGAGAATTTGTTCATACGTTAGGTGATGCACATTTGTATTCAAATCATTTTGAACAAATGAAAAAACAACTAGCAAGAGATGCTAGGGATTTTCCGACGATCGCATTGAATGAATCAAAGACTAGTATTTTTGATTTTGAGATGGATGACATACAAATTAAAGGATATGATCCTCATCCAGGAATAAAAGCTCCAATAGCTGTTTAATCTGAAGAGAAAGTAGGAAACGAAATGATTGCTTTTTTATGGGCTCAAGATAAAAATGGAGCGATTGGATACCAAGGAACTTTGCCTTGGTATCTGCCAAATGACTTGAAGTTTTTCAAGCAAATGACATTAAATAACGCTGTCGTAATGGGCAGAAAAACATTTGAAGGAATGAATAAACGCCCTTTACCTAATCGTATCAATATCATCCTTACAACTGATCGCAGTTATCAAGCCGAAGGGGTCAAAGTCATGCACAGTCGAGAAGAAGTACTCGATTTTGCTAAAGAGTACTCAGGAGATACCTTTATCACTGGCGGAGCAAATGTATTTAGTTTCTTTATGGAAGATGTGGATGTATTACACCGCACCATGATTGAAGGCGAATTTAAAGGAGATACGTTCATTCCTGAAATAGACTGGAAAAAGTGGAAACTAGTTGAAACAGAAGAAGGTATTGTTGATGACCGCAATAAATATCCTCACGTTTTCGAAACGTATAGACTAAATGACAAGTAAGTAAATACGTTAGGCACCTCATATGAAGATATATACGAAAAATGGAGAATCTGGTATACTATTTTCATATATTAACAAGTAAAGGAGTTTTTCTCATGAAAAAAGGACGGTTAATTGTCATTGTCTTCCTTTTTTTAATCATAGGCAGCATTTTTATTGCAACCCTACTAACAAACCCATTTCAAAGTAATTTATCTAATAATGATAAAAATACGGAAATAAAAAAAGAATCACTTCACATTGTTGCAATCGGAGATTCTTTAACAGAGGGTATTGGGGATGCTACTAAGGGTGGAGGGTATGTCCCAATAGTTGCTGACTTGTTAGAAGAAACGGATGTTTATAAAGAAGTAACTACTAGCAACTATGGGAAAAATGGAGATCGAAGCGACCAAGTCTTGAAACGTTTTCATGAAAGTAAGTCCATCCAAGAAGATATCGCATCGGCCAATATAGTCGTTCTCACGGTAGGTGGAAATGATATTATAAAAACCTTTAAGCAAGTTTTTTTAACCGCTACGGAGGAAAGTTTTATCCTCCCTGAAAAAGCATACCAGGTGAATTTAAGAGCTCTTTTGGCTGACTTTAAAAAACTAAATCCTAAACTTGAAGTATATGTTTTTGGTGTTTATAATCCTTATTATGTTTACTTTCCTGAGATAACTGAAATGCAAAATATAGTAGACAAATGGAATAAAACAACTCAAGAAATAGTAAATGAAACGGATAATGCTACCTTCATTTCTACCGTGGACTTATTCAATCCGACAATAAAGCAAGATGAAGTAAAAAATATATTAATGGATGAAGAAAATTCTGATGGATCAGAAATCAATAATCCTTATTTGTATGAAAAAGATTTATTTCATCCTAATAAAGCTGGATATGAATTGATGGGAGAGGTATTGTTTCAAGCTATTGAGGCTGAGTAAAGAGGAATCTGAAGAAATTAGAAGGGCGTTTTTATGGAAATAAAAAGAGACCAAAAAAAGAGCAAATTGAATGGATGGAAGTGGGCTTTTCTTGTGCTGCTTTCGATTGTTGTTGGAATGGGTATATGGTTTTTTACTCAATTGACACCGGTTATGATAGGGGAACCAAACCTAGAAACAAGAGATAATAATGAAGAAGTAATGTTTCAAGTGTCCACAGAAAAAGAGGATATCAATCAATTGGTAGCCTCGTATCTTAAGAATGAAAAAGTAGTAAAAGGCCCGGTCAATTATCAGTTTAGATTAGAAGATCAAGCTCAATTAGTTGGAACATTTCAACTTTTTGGTCAAGATGCACAATTTCAGTTGTTTTTGGAGCCTTATGTAATGGAAAATGGTAATCTCCAATTTAAAGCCACAAGTCT
This genomic window contains:
- a CDS encoding ABC-F family ATP-binding cassette domain-containing protein; this translates as MKELKVQNLTKTYGEKVLFDEINFSIMEGERIGLIGVNGSGKTNLLNVITGKDSGEKGSIQKPKDYTISYLMQEPDLNPDKSVFDAVFEGDSPILAAVRNYEKALDLLIADPMDEKYQNRYSRAEQAMNDENAWIADTNAKMILSKLGIIDLEQLVGTLSGGQKKRVGIAQVLIQEPDLLVLDEPTNHLDFETITWLEGYLSSYRGALLLVTHDRYFLDRIVNRMVELSHGSATFYTGNYEQYVIERAERQEAAVVADHKRKQMYTKELAWMRTGAKARSTKQQARIGRFKDLEDNLNQSNLDESVEMNLEGSRLGKRVFELKDASLNLGGKVILDHFNMMIQTKDRIGISGENGAGKSTFLNTLAGRFPLDSGEIVVGETVKVAYFTQVIEEMDPTKRVISYLQEVGEEVETSNGERISVTNLLEQFLFERQTHGTLIGKLSGGEKRRLYLLKLLMQQPNVLLLDEPTNDLDIATLTVLEDYIETFPGAVISVSHDRYFLDKTVEKLLIFDGNGKIRPFYGSITDYIEEEKEKKQGRSVQSSEPSEKSNTQPESPTEDGKVKLTFAEQKEWSTIEEEMFNLENKIEAIKKEMSKSGSDFSLLQEQQERLAALEKELEEKMNRWEYLSQYSND
- a CDS encoding thymidylate synthase, with the translated sequence MESEYLNLGKKVLEEGHEKTDRTGTGTKSLFGYQMRYDLQKGFPLLTTKRVPFSLIKSELLWFIKGNTNIQYLLQHNNHIWDEWAFERFVKSDDYSGPDMTDFGRKALTDSDFNAVYQGEKETFCNRILEDEAFAAKYGELGNVYGAQWRKWKTTQGETIDQLKEVIQQIKTTPDSRRLIVSAWNPEDVPNMALPPCHTLFQFYVADGKLSCQLYQRSADIFLGVPFNIASYALLTHLVAHEVGLEVGEFVHTLGDAHLYSNHFEQMKKQLARDARDFPTIALNESKTSIFDFEMDDIQIKGYDPHPGIKAPIAV
- a CDS encoding dihydrofolate reductase, which translates into the protein MIAFLWAQDKNGAIGYQGTLPWYLPNDLKFFKQMTLNNAVVMGRKTFEGMNKRPLPNRINIILTTDRSYQAEGVKVMHSREEVLDFAKEYSGDTFITGGANVFSFFMEDVDVLHRTMIEGEFKGDTFIPEIDWKKWKLVETEEGIVDDRNKYPHVFETYRLNDK
- a CDS encoding SGNH/GDSL hydrolase family protein codes for the protein MKKGRLIVIVFLFLIIGSIFIATLLTNPFQSNLSNNDKNTEIKKESLHIVAIGDSLTEGIGDATKGGGYVPIVADLLEETDVYKEVTTSNYGKNGDRSDQVLKRFHESKSIQEDIASANIVVLTVGGNDIIKTFKQVFLTATEESFILPEKAYQVNLRALLADFKKLNPKLEVYVFGVYNPYYVYFPEITEMQNIVDKWNKTTQEIVNETDNATFISTVDLFNPTIKQDEVKNILMDEENSDGSEINNPYLYEKDLFHPNKAGYELMGEVLFQAIEAE
- a CDS encoding YpmS family protein, with amino-acid sequence MEIKRDQKKSKLNGWKWAFLVLLSIVVGMGIWFFTQLTPVMIGEPNLETRDNNEEVMFQVSTEKEDINQLVASYLKNEKVVKGPVNYQFRLEDQAQLVGTFQLFGQDAQFQLFLEPYVMENGNLQFKATSLSIGRFNIPITFAMNQIKNQLNVPDWVAIDSEQETIVFNLNEFTLESGMHFSVDKIDLAENDIRINAYMPTD